From one Spartobacteria bacterium genomic stretch:
- a CDS encoding NADH-quinone oxidoreductase subunit NuoF, with translation MAYKQYILTCGGTGCESSGGGELYTELVKEVNAAGLSNDVQVVKTGCFGFCEMGPIVKVLPEETFYVKVKASDAKEIVQENIVKGRPVKRLLYDVNQGDDEAKMEEIGFYQKQVRVVLRNCGIINPESLEEYVAREGYAALEKVLFEMTPEDVLEELKESGLRGRGGAGFPTWRKWLFTRGVESDQKYIICNADEGDPGAYMDRSVLEGDPHSIIEAMMIAGHTVGASQGIVYIRAEYPLAIERLEKAICDAKDAGLLGDNILGSEFSFNIELRLGAGAFVCGEETALIASVEGKRGMPTPRPPFPAVKGLWGKPTVINNVETNANIPVIILRGGKWFSKIGTETSKGTKVFALTGKIKNSGLVEVPMGTTLREIVYDIGGGIPNGKAFKGVQTGGPSGGVIPAAYLDTPIDYEGLQKLGSIMGSGGMIVMDEDDCIVDVVKFYLEFTVDESCGKCSPCRIGGRSLFNILDRITKGQASLDDIPKIKAICTAMSKASLCGLGQTAPNPVWSIMRHFEDELMAHIVDKTCPAGKCKSLIQYRIDAEKCIGCGACARKCPVNCISGEKRKPHIIDQDKCIKCGMCMETCKFDAVLHS, from the coding sequence ATGGCATATAAACAATACATACTGACCTGCGGAGGTACGGGGTGTGAATCCAGTGGCGGTGGTGAACTATACACCGAGCTGGTCAAAGAAGTGAATGCGGCGGGTCTGAGCAATGATGTTCAGGTTGTCAAAACCGGCTGTTTCGGATTCTGCGAAATGGGTCCTATCGTCAAAGTGCTCCCTGAAGAGACATTTTATGTTAAAGTAAAAGCCAGCGATGCAAAAGAAATCGTTCAGGAAAACATTGTCAAAGGCCGTCCAGTCAAACGCCTGCTGTACGATGTGAACCAGGGTGATGACGAAGCGAAAATGGAAGAAATCGGATTTTATCAGAAGCAGGTTCGCGTGGTATTACGTAACTGCGGGATTATCAATCCGGAATCTCTGGAAGAATACGTCGCTCGCGAAGGCTATGCCGCACTGGAAAAAGTGCTCTTCGAAATGACACCGGAAGACGTCCTGGAAGAATTGAAAGAATCCGGTCTTCGCGGTCGTGGCGGTGCGGGATTCCCGACATGGCGCAAATGGCTGTTTACCCGTGGCGTAGAAAGCGATCAGAAATACATCATCTGTAACGCCGACGAAGGCGATCCGGGTGCATACATGGACCGCAGTGTATTGGAAGGCGACCCGCATTCCATTATTGAAGCCATGATGATTGCCGGTCATACGGTTGGCGCAAGTCAGGGTATCGTCTATATTCGTGCAGAATATCCTCTGGCGATCGAACGTCTGGAAAAAGCTATTTGTGACGCCAAGGATGCCGGATTGCTCGGCGACAATATCCTGGGCAGTGAATTCAGCTTTAATATTGAACTTCGTCTGGGTGCCGGAGCTTTTGTATGTGGTGAAGAAACGGCGCTGATTGCTTCTGTCGAAGGAAAACGCGGCATGCCGACTCCGCGTCCTCCATTCCCGGCTGTCAAAGGTCTGTGGGGCAAGCCTACCGTCATCAACAATGTGGAAACCAATGCAAATATTCCGGTGATTATTCTCCGTGGCGGCAAATGGTTCTCAAAAATCGGGACAGAAACATCCAAAGGCACCAAGGTCTTTGCTCTGACCGGTAAAATTAAGAATTCCGGTTTGGTTGAAGTGCCCATGGGTACCACCCTGCGCGAAATCGTATATGATATCGGTGGCGGTATTCCTAATGGCAAAGCATTCAAGGGCGTTCAGACCGGCGGACCTTCCGGCGGTGTGATTCCGGCGGCCTACCTGGATACTCCTATTGATTACGAAGGCTTGCAGAAGCTCGGTTCGATCATGGGGTCCGGTGGTATGATTGTCATGGATGAAGATGACTGCATCGTGGACGTAGTAAAATTCTATCTTGAGTTTACTGTCGATGAATCCTGCGGAAAATGCTCACCCTGCCGTATCGGCGGACGTTCGCTGTTCAACATTCTTGACCGTATTACCAAAGGTCAGGCGTCGCTGGATGATATTCCAAAGATCAAGGCCATCTGCACCGCCATGTCGAAAGCGTCGCTTTGCGGACTGGGTCAAACGGCACCGAATCCTGTATGGTCCATCATGCGTCATTTTGAAGACGAACTGATGGCTCATATTGTGGATAAAACATGTCCGGCCGGTAAATGCAAGAGCTTGATTCAGTACCGTATTGATGCTGAAAAATGTATCGGTTGCGGTGCCTGTGCACGTAAGTGCCCGGTCAATTGTATCAGCGGCGAAAAACGTAAGCCGCATATCATCGATCAGGATAAGTGTATCAAATGCGGAATGTGCATGGAAACATGTAAGTTTGACGCCGTGCTGCACAGCTAA
- a CDS encoding ferredoxin, translating to MEMVQLKINGTPVEVAAGTSILEAAKKVQVKIPSLCYHPDLAPWAACGICIVKIEGSPKMVRACATAVTPGTNVITHDAELHEVRRSVVELILSTHPNDCLQCSRNRNCELQQLAADFGIREIPFETRVRDIPVDDSTCSIVLNPAKCVLCGRCREVCQDMQGVWALEFIGRGDGTRIAPAAEVDLKDSPCIKCGQCAAHCPVGAIYEQDDIAQVYNALHDPDIFTVVQIAPAVRVAIGEAFGYEPGEILTGKTYAALRRLGFNAIFDTNFAADLTIMEEGSELVDRLTNDGPLPLISSCCPSWTDYMEKYATDFIDNFSSAKSPHEMMGTMIKTYYAQKMGIDPSKIYSVSIMPCTSKKYEITRTEEMSASGYQDVDVVLTTRELSRFIKSAGIDFCNLPDEDADSLLGEYTGAGTIFGASGGVMEAALRTAYYLVTKEELAAVDFQECRGLEGVKEATIDLKGKKLKIAIAHQMGNIEKVLDKVREAREKGEETPYHFIEVMACRGGCIGGGGQPYGATDEIRKKRTAGLYKDDSDSTYRCSHHNPEIQQIYSDFLEKPLSHKSHKLLHTTYVSRAVYKFTDSKKEEN from the coding sequence ATGGAAATGGTACAACTGAAAATCAATGGAACCCCGGTGGAAGTGGCTGCCGGTACATCCATCCTTGAAGCTGCAAAAAAGGTTCAGGTAAAAATTCCTTCTCTTTGCTATCATCCGGATTTGGCCCCCTGGGCCGCTTGCGGTATCTGCATTGTAAAAATTGAAGGATCTCCGAAAATGGTGCGTGCCTGTGCTACAGCCGTGACACCGGGCACCAATGTCATCACGCATGATGCGGAACTGCATGAAGTCCGTCGCTCTGTCGTCGAACTGATTCTTTCTACGCATCCCAATGACTGCCTACAGTGCTCACGCAATCGCAACTGCGAATTGCAACAGCTGGCAGCAGACTTTGGTATCCGTGAAATACCTTTCGAAACACGTGTGCGTGATATTCCTGTTGATGACAGCACCTGTTCTATCGTGCTGAATCCTGCTAAATGCGTTCTTTGCGGTCGCTGCCGTGAAGTCTGTCAGGATATGCAGGGTGTATGGGCTCTGGAATTCATCGGTCGCGGTGACGGAACGCGCATCGCCCCTGCTGCGGAAGTGGATCTGAAAGACAGCCCCTGCATTAAATGCGGTCAGTGCGCTGCGCATTGTCCCGTTGGTGCAATCTATGAACAGGATGACATCGCTCAGGTATACAACGCATTGCATGATCCCGACATCTTTACCGTTGTCCAGATCGCGCCTGCTGTTCGCGTGGCGATTGGGGAAGCCTTTGGGTATGAACCCGGCGAAATTCTCACCGGTAAAACCTATGCAGCCCTGCGCCGCTTAGGATTCAATGCCATCTTTGATACCAACTTCGCTGCTGACCTGACCATTATGGAAGAAGGCTCTGAGCTGGTAGATCGTCTAACCAATGACGGCCCATTGCCGCTGATTTCCAGCTGCTGCCCGTCATGGACTGACTACATGGAAAAATATGCTACCGATTTCATCGATAACTTCTCTTCGGCGAAGTCACCGCATGAAATGATGGGTACCATGATCAAAACCTATTACGCTCAGAAAATGGGTATTGATCCTTCGAAAATCTACTCGGTATCGATCATGCCTTGTACCTCCAAGAAATATGAAATCACCCGTACCGAAGAAATGTCGGCAAGCGGTTATCAGGACGTGGATGTGGTATTGACCACTCGCGAACTGTCTCGCTTCATCAAATCTGCCGGTATTGATTTCTGTAATCTGCCGGATGAAGATGCGGACAGCCTGCTTGGTGAGTACACCGGCGCGGGAACGATCTTCGGTGCCTCTGGCGGCGTGATGGAAGCGGCGTTGCGTACGGCTTACTACCTGGTAACCAAAGAAGAGCTGGCTGCGGTCGACTTCCAGGAATGCCGTGGTCTGGAAGGCGTGAAAGAAGCCACCATTGATCTCAAAGGCAAGAAACTGAAAATCGCGATTGCGCATCAGATGGGCAACATCGAAAAAGTGCTGGATAAAGTGCGGGAAGCACGTGAAAAAGGCGAAGAAACGCCTTACCACTTCATTGAAGTCATGGCCTGCCGTGGCGGATGTATCGGTGGTGGCGGTCAGCCTTATGGTGCAACCGATGAAATTCGCAAAAAACGTACTGCCGGTCTTTACAAGGACGATAGCGATTCAACGTACCGTTGTTCGCATCACAATCCTGAAATTCAGCAGATTTACAGCGATTTCCTGGAAAAACCGCTTAGCCACAAATCGCATAAATTGCTGCATACAACGTACGTATCCCGTGCAGTATACAAATTCACGGATTCGAAAAAAGAAGAGAACTAA
- a CDS encoding (2Fe-2S) ferredoxin domain-containing protein → MAKLTLDDLRKMRKDKRQEMTQRDMDSKDSQIIIGMGTCGIAAGAKETFDAILDELDKTGVANVAVKQTGCMGLCHSEPTVEVIVPGMPTIIYGDVDTTVGRQIVTKHIVGKELINDHVYDKPAADIMNKK, encoded by the coding sequence ATGGCAAAATTAACATTAGATGATTTGCGTAAAATGCGCAAAGATAAGCGCCAGGAAATGACACAGCGCGACATGGATTCCAAGGACAGCCAGATCATCATCGGTATGGGAACCTGCGGCATTGCCGCCGGAGCCAAAGAAACCTTTGATGCGATTCTTGATGAACTGGATAAAACAGGCGTCGCCAACGTCGCCGTAAAACAAACCGGCTGCATGGGACTGTGCCACTCGGAACCAACAGTGGAAGTCATTGTTCCCGGTATGCCCACCATTATTTATGGTGATGTAGACACAACCGTTGGACGTCAAATAGTAACAAAACATATTGTCGGCAAAGAACTGATCAACGATCATGTCTATGACAAACCAGCCGCCGACATCATGAATAAGAAATAA